DNA from Pseudomonadota bacterium:
CCACCTCAACATCTGGGAGGAGCTCAACAGGACCCTCACCAAAGAGGAAGAAAATGCTTTATACTTTGCCCTGCAGCCCATGGATTGTCCCGCCGACACCGTTATTTTCCAGCAGGGCCAGGAAAACTCCAGTCTCTATTTTATTAATGGCGGCAAGCTCAACATCCTTTACCGCCAGGGGGACAGGGAGTTGTTTATTAAAAAGATGGGCACCGGTGACATAGCCGGGGATGACACTTTTTTC
Protein-coding regions in this window:
- a CDS encoding cyclic nucleotide-binding domain-containing protein — encoded protein: MDDLSKQEEQAFRYVLEGEKDTALNLLLDLVIKHANKKNFAKAEELRGKIYDIDSMALSQIIKANEAIEEAKSGSIDEAHLNIWEELNRTLTKEEENALYFALQPMDCPADTVIFQQGQENSSLYFINGGKLNILYRQGDRELFIKKMGTGDIAGDDTFF